The window TCAACAACTCTGAGTTCTCTTAACTCAATATAACGAATTAGGAAATATGGAAACAGAGCAATGGTAATGCCAATGATAGAAAGTGCATCAAGGCTCTTTGTGGCAATAATTCTTACGAATACAGCTAACCCGAGAACAATTCCAAAGGCCAGTGGAATTTGCTCCTTTCTTTCCATCTTATCACTCCATTTTTGGAATTGTTGCTTCTATAAAGAGGAGATACATTATATTTGCAGCAGGTATTGCAAGGTATATGAACATTTTCATGAGAATAACAGGATTTATAGGACCTCCTCCTACGAGCCCCATCATAGAGCCCATAACTATAAAGAATATTGGTCCTGCAACAAATATTGTGACATAGGCTTCTGAGTATATGCCGAGACGCTCTATTACATCTTTCCACATATTCTTGTGTTTTTCAGTTATAGAATTTGCAGCTTCATTCAGAAAAGATGAAAGGTCTCCACCTGTGCTTATTCCAGATGCCATACCAATCAGAAGCCTTCTGAAGTCTTCGGATGGGGTTCTCTCAGCTTTCCTCTTTATGGCTTCAGTTATATCATAGCCAAAGGTTTCACTATCTCTGATTATACTGTTTGCTTCTCTTGAGACCTCGCCATAGCGCTCAAATCTAGCCAGAGAATGGAAGATTGCAAGGGGAGGAACACCACTCACAGCTATGGTGGCCATGTGGTTGACTGCATAGGGTAGGGAGGCTTCTATTGAACGTTTTCTCTCTCCAGCAATGAGTTTGGGTATAGCAATAAAAACCGCAAAAACAGCCAGTGCTCCAGCAGATGACAGAATAAAGGCTGCTAATATGTTCAAAATTGGCATGTTTTTTAAAATTATTACTGTAAATGAGAGAAAAAATAGTGTTGAGAAGACTATAATGGAAGAGAGAAGAGCTCCGCTCAGATATGCTGAAAGTGTAATTCTAATATCTGCACTCTGGAGGTCTCTCCTGAGATTTCCAAAAGGTTCTGATATTCTATCACTAAAGTTTCCCAGTATTCTGTGTGCAAAGAGTATAAAACCTTCAAAAATCATATTTATCCCTTCTTCCTGCCCGTATTAGAAATATGACTCCTACGGCAAACAGGAGGAAAAATGTAAGGATTATTGCAATCTTTTTTATAAGAAGTATTTTTGCCTTTTCCTCAACCCTAACATTAATTTTTCCAGATGTGCTTCCAGCTTTACCAATCCCTTTAATCTCAGTACCAATTACATCTATATTGGATTCTGCTGTCGAGAGATAATTCTTCCCTCTTTCATCACTCCAGCTAACCTCGAGTTTTGAGATGTATTTCCCACTTTTCCGAGCTTTCAGATGAATTTCAATTTCTTTTTCTTTCTGAGCGTCAAGTCTGCCAATTTCTGACTCCGAACCAGCAGGCTCAATATTCTCAGTGAGAAATGTTATAGTTTTTATATTTAAAGCAGGCCCATAACCTGTATTTTTTATTATGTATCTCAAAGTGAATTCTTTTCCCACAGCTATTTTCTCCTCTGGAGTAACTGAATATACATCTATGACAGGACCTTCGACTCTGAACCTGAGTTCACTCTCTGCAGTTATGCTGCCGTAATCTGCATGGGCAGTTATACTTCCATCTCCTCCGGTAACTGCTTTAACCCCAAATTTGTAGCTGAAACTTTCTCTAGGCTTTAAAAAAACTTCTCTGTCCTTCTTTCCGTACACAGGCAGGTATTCTATATTCTCAGGCACAACCACGTTTAATCTGAAGTTCTCGGCTTTAGCCCCAGTATTTTTTATATAGACATCAATAAGCCCTTTTTCATCCAGATTATATAGATTTTTACCTGAAACTCTCAGCATAGCATTCGGGGAAAGAGGCATGAGTTCTATACTTTTAACAAGCCCTTCTTTATAGTTATGGTAAAATTGATCATTATAGCTGGTTTCAATGCGAAAATTAAAGGTTTCTGTGTTTTTCACCATGGGTATGAGAAAGGTTATATCATATTTTCCAGTGGTTTTACCAGCCCCAAGAATGGAATAGCTGTTTACGCTCTGGCCTGATATAAGTCTGAAGTTCTCGGGATAATCAACTGTTATTATAAGATTTCTCGCTGCTCTTGTGCCTACATTCTTTGCCTCAATTTCAAAGAATAACTTTTCATTATTTATTCTGCTCTCCATATTTAGAGAAATCGCAGGAGAATCCACATATATATATTTGGAGCTTGTTGAGCTGTATAAATTGCTGAATTCATCTCTGTATGTAACTTCGGTTGTAACTTTATATTTTCCCTGTCTGTTTGCTTTAAGGATATATGTGTAAGACACTTCTTTTCCTGGTGCAAGTGAATCCAGTTCGATTCCTGAGTTACCTTCTGTCTCGAGGTTTGTTTTCACCCTTGCGTTTACGCCATAGGCGACAGCACTTCCAATATTTTTTATTACCACTGAAACATTTGCTGTTTCATTGGGATTCATGACTATTTTAGATGTATTAAATCCCTTCCTGGTATGGATATTCTCAACAACTTCAATTTCAGGCTTTGATTCAACAAATTTAATTATTCTAATTTTACTTTTATTTTTTGCCACCACATTCCCATACTCACCTCTATATTCAACAAGACTGTAGGTATGGTAATCTGCCGGAGAACTGGCTGTTAGCACATAATTTAAATATACTGTATATCCTGGAGGAAGCCTGCCATCCCAGAACGTTTTTCCCTGTACCACTTTCAGTCCCTGGGGTAGAATCTCATCAACTCTGCCCAGGAAATTAAAAAATCTTCCTGTATTATGAATTCCAACAGTAACATAAACCTTCTGACCAACAAGAGCATAGCTCTCTGTTCTCATCTTTTTAAAGTTATAGGGATATCTGACATTTTTTGTTATACTCACATAAGATTCTCCCACAACTGTCAGATTTCCTTTGAATACGTCTTCCTTTACTCTGGAATTTCCTGTCTGCTCATTGAAGTAGCCGTATTTCACTTTTACTGGAATGGAATAGTTTGTAATTTTCCATAACAAAGGGGCGAGAAGTATGTATGAAAAGCTTGCTTTGTTTCCGGTACAGAGAAAGGCTGTAAAATTTTCAGGATGAGTAAGAACTTTAAAATCTTTGAGGAGGGGTTCAACGCTTATATTTTCTGCAGGAAGTTCACCTGTGTTATTTAAGGTCATTGTGAGATAAAGCTCTCTTCCTGCCCTGACAGCGGGAAGTGATGAATTAAGTATCTTATTATAGTTTACCTCTGGGTTAATTGTAATATTCGCCTTGAGTTTTGCCATGTTTTCAGTATATACTGTTATATTACTCCGTGTTCCAGATGTCCCTTCTAATTCTATAATAATATCATTATCCACTCCCCTGTAATATCCACCTGCCATAACCGTAAATCTCTCATAATCTTCACCATACCTGTAAACTTCAAATGTCGCACCGCCTGGGAAAACAAAGATAGGTTTTATACTGAATCCATCAACAGTGGTTTTTATACCTTCAGGAATAAGCCCTGAGAATCTTTCCTGAAACCCTGGAAATTTTGAAATTGGAGGTGCGGAGCATGTAGCATGGACACCCGGGATAATAAGGATTAAGGTGAGAATTAACAGTAATCTTTTTTTCATGACCACCAGCCCCGAATTCAGTCAATTTAACAGCCTTTAGATGTAATTGACAATTCTTTCAGTAAGGCTTTCGAATATTCTATATTTAATTATATCTATAATACAGTGCATTTAACTTTTTCCTTTATGTAATGATAAAAATTAATCTTTAAATATTATCCTTGCCCAAAGCTTTATTATGAGCAACTTATTATATTTCAAATATGTCCAGTTCAATCAGAGTAATAATAGTGGTTCTACTGATATTGCCACTGGCAGTTAATGCTGCTAATCTCACTTTGAGCTGGGAGACTGGCCTGGTGGTGCCAGCCAGCCATGATACCAAGGTTTTACATTATGCCGAGGCGCAGACAGGTAGCTTCGGCACCGAGCTCTTACTTGGTGCTGATTCCAGTTTTTATCTATTCTCTGGAGGCTCTCAGCCGTCTCTATATATTCCATTCAGGATGCTCAACTATATGGATACTATTGATTACAGTGCCTCTGGTAAATTGAATGATATTGTATCTGCGAGCACATCAAGGGTTGAGGTACATGAATTGAGTGAGGCTTATACTCTGTTGTGGAATACTTCCCTGAATAACATAAAGGCAATCAAGACAGGAGATGTTGACCTTGATGGCTTTGATGATAACCTTCTTGTGGCTACATCTTCGAAGTTATACGCTTTCAAACCGAAAGATAACAAAACTCTATTTGATTTTGACATTGAGACCGGGGCAAAAGTTCTGGGTGTGGCTAACTTTTCAGGGGGAAGTTTCAGTAATATTCTGATAGGCTACAGCAAAGATGGCAAAGGTAAGGTTGTAGTTTATAATTATAGAGGTAGAGTACTGTGGAGCTATGACTTTCCAAAACCGGTAGACTATATTTTAACCTTTGATGACAGTAAGGGTGTTGCAGATAGAGTGGCTGTGAAATATGGCGATGGCACTGCGAATGATGATTTTATTGTGTTTAATTCATCAGGTAGCATATTATGGAGATCCTATGATGTCGTATCAATTTCAAAATGTGACTTTGATGGGGATGGTATAAAAGATGATATTCTGGCTGTGGGGTCCAGGATATATGCTATGAGCGGTGATGGTAATGTTATAGCCAGCTATACGAAGGATGAACTTGGAGCTACAGTCATGCCAGTAAACTTAAAAGGTGCTATATGTGTCGTGGCTGGCTCAGATGGGATTGCCAATGACGTTGACCTTATAGGTTATGT is drawn from archaeon BMS3Bbin15 and contains these coding sequences:
- a CDS encoding flagellar assembly protein J; its protein translation is MIFEGFILFAHRILGNFSDRISEPFGNLRRDLQSADIRITLSAYLSGALLSSIIVFSTLFFLSFTVIILKNMPILNILAAFILSSAGALAVFAVFIAIPKLIAGERKRSIEASLPYAVNHMATIAVSGVPPLAIFHSLARFERYGEVSREANSIIRDSETFGYDITEAIKRKAERTPSEDFRRLLIGMASGISTGGDLSSFLNEAANSITEKHKNMWKDVIERLGIYSEAYVTIFVAGPIFFIVMGSMMGLVGGGPINPVILMKMFIYLAIPAANIMYLLFIEATIPKME
- a CDS encoding PKD domain protein, with the translated sequence MSSSIRVIIVVLLILPLAVNAANLTLSWETGLVVPASHDTKVLHYAEAQTGSFGTELLLGADSSFYLFSGGSQPSLYIPFRMLNYMDTIDYSASGKLNDIVSASTSRVEVHELSEAYTLLWNTSLNNIKAIKTGDVDLDGFDDNLLVATSSKLYAFKPKDNKTLFDFDIETGAKVLGVANFSGGSFSNILIGYSKDGKGKVVVYNYRGRVLWSYDFPKPVDYILTFDDSKGVADRVAVKYGDGTANDDFIVFNSSGSILWRSYDVVSISKCDFDGDGIKDDILAVGSRIYAMSGDGNVIASYTKDELGATVMPVNLKGAICVVAGSDGIANDVDLIGYVSQQGYYIYGVSNIASEKIKIKTENKPPVAIAGKDITVKEGEEVVLSGLKSYDEDGEIVAYTWVEGDKILSYNPAFSIKLKPGVHVIILKIRDNRGATAMDSVTVTVLPSQKKEENLKPVKPVAKAGENLNLTLGEIANLSASQSYDPDGKIISYQWSLDGRIISAEENFSYKFPLGEHLLKLRVIDNRSAQAEDYIKVVVNPLPEKIKKEIPVRSISATAFAFILTLIVFLRRRYIG
- a CDS encoding hypothetical protein (CARDB), which translates into the protein MKKRLLLILTLILIIPGVHATCSAPPISKFPGFQERFSGLIPEGIKTTVDGFSIKPIFVFPGGATFEVYRYGEDYERFTVMAGGYYRGVDNDIIIELEGTSGTRSNITVYTENMAKLKANITINPEVNYNKILNSSLPAVRAGRELYLTMTLNNTGELPAENISVEPLLKDFKVLTHPENFTAFLCTGNKASFSYILLAPLLWKITNYSIPVKVKYGYFNEQTGNSRVKEDVFKGNLTVVGESYVSITKNVRYPYNFKKMRTESYALVGQKVYVTVGIHNTGRFFNFLGRVDEILPQGLKVVQGKTFWDGRLPPGYTVYLNYVLTASSPADYHTYSLVEYRGEYGNVVAKNKSKIRIIKFVESKPEIEVVENIHTRKGFNTSKIVMNPNETANVSVVIKNIGSAVAYGVNARVKTNLETEGNSGIELDSLAPGKEVSYTYILKANRQGKYKVTTEVTYRDEFSNLYSSTSSKYIYVDSPAISLNMESRINNEKLFFEIEAKNVGTRAARNLIITVDYPENFRLISGQSVNSYSILGAGKTTGKYDITFLIPMVKNTETFNFRIETSYNDQFYHNYKEGLVKSIELMPLSPNAMLRVSGKNLYNLDEKGLIDVYIKNTGAKAENFRLNVVVPENIEYLPVYGKKDREVFLKPRESFSYKFGVKAVTGGDGSITAHADYGSITAESELRFRVEGPVIDVYSVTPEEKIAVGKEFTLRYIIKNTGYGPALNIKTITFLTENIEPAGSESEIGRLDAQKEKEIEIHLKARKSGKYISKLEVSWSDERGKNYLSTAESNIDVIGTEIKGIGKAGSTSGKINVRVEEKAKILLIKKIAIILTFFLLFAVGVIFLIRAGRRDKYDF